In Anopheles gambiae chromosome 2, idAnoGambNW_F1_1, whole genome shotgun sequence, a single window of DNA contains:
- the LOC1269341 gene encoding GTPase HRas produces MTEYKLVVVGAGGVGKSALTIQLIQNHFVDEYDPTIEDSYRKQVVIDGETCLLDILDTAGQEEYSAMRDQYMRTGEGFLLVFAVNSAKSFEDIGTYREQIKRVKDAEEVPMVLVGNKCDLQAWAVDMNQARDVAKQYGVPFVETSAKTRMGVDDAFYTLVREIRKDKERGKKNRKHHKLVSSRRFKCQLL; encoded by the exons ATGACGGAGTACAAACTAGTGGTAGTAGGCGCTGGAGGTGTCGGCAAGTCGGCACTGACCATACAGCTTATTCAGAACCATTTCGTAGATGAGTACGATCCGACAATTGAAGATTCCTACCGGAAGCAAGTAGTTATAG ATGGCGAAACGTGTTTGCTGGACATTCTGGACACAGCCGGTCAGGAGGAGTATTCCGCGATGCGTGATCAGTATATGCGAACGGGTGAAGGATTTCTGCTAGTATTTGCTGTTAACAGTGCCAAAAGTTTCGAAGATATAG GAACCTACAGAGAACAGATTAAGCGCGTTAAAGACGCAGAAGAGGTGCCGATGGTGTTAGTTGGCAACAAGTGCGACCTGCAAGCGTGGGCAGTGGATATGAACCAGGCCAGAgat GTGGCGAAACAGTACGGTGTCCCGTTTGTAGAAACCTCCGCCAAAACACGGATGGGCGTCGACGACGCGTTCTACACGCTAGTGCGCGAAATTCGCAAAGACAAAGAGAGGGGGAAGAAGAATCGAAAGCACCACAAACTGGTATCCAGCAGACGATTCAAGTGCCAGCTGCTATAA